In one Nicotiana sylvestris chromosome 8, ASM39365v2, whole genome shotgun sequence genomic region, the following are encoded:
- the LOC104232305 gene encoding pentatricopeptide repeat-containing protein At3g14580, mitochondrial has translation MLLRFVAGRINRAIETLFDTPNYKCWPSVRTFSFVLNLLVNTKQFDVVHKVYIRASELGVEIDACCFNIIIKGLCRYGEIDAAFKVFDEFPKQKCQPNVRTFSTIMHALCERGRVEEALGLLERMEKENVEPDAIVFSTLISGLRKQRRIDEGIEVFKKVMLKGCDPNPGTYQEVLYALLDAKRYLEEKDSMVVMIDKRVNPSFESYKLLIHGLCNGKLLGDLDWVLRQMVRHGFVPRMGMWRQILGCLFPDGDCCTTCSYEEILAD, from the coding sequence ATGTTATTGAGATTTGTGGCTGGTAGAATTAATAGAGCAATTGAGACCCTTTTCGATACGCCTAATTATAAGTGTTGGCCGAGTGTGAGAACTTTCAGTTTTGTACTGAATTTGTTAGTGAATACTAAacaatttgatgttgttcataaGGTGTATATTCGTGCTTCTGAGTTGGGTGTTGAGATTGATGCTTGTTGTTTCAATATTATCATTAAAGGTTTGTGTCGTTATGGGGAGATAGATGCTGCATTTAAGGTGTTCGATGAATTTCCTAAGCAGAAATGTCAACCCAATGTGAGGACTTTTTCGACTATAATGCATGCTTTGTGCGAGCGAGGTCGTGTTGAAGAGGCGTTGGGATTGTTAGAGAGGATGGAAAAGGAGAATGTTGAACCAGATGCTATCGTGTTTAGCACGCTGATTTCGGGGCTTAGGAAGCAACGgagaattgatgaggggattgagGTGTTCAAGAAAGTAATGCTGAAAGGTTGTGATCCGAATCCAGGGACATATCAGGAGGTGTTGTATGCTTTGCTTGATGCTAAAAGGTATTTGGAGGAAAAAGATTCTATGGTTGTTATGATTGATAAGAGGGTGAATCCAAGTTTTGAGTCCTATAAGCTGTTGATACATGGCCTTTGTAATGGGAAACTTCTTGGCGATTTAGACTGGGTGTTGAGGCAGATGGTGAGACATGGATTTGTGCCAAGGATGGGTATGTGGAGGCAGATTCTTGGTTGCTTGTTTCCCGATGGAGATTGTTGTACTACCTGTTCTTATGAAGAAATTCTTGCAGACTAA